One genomic window of Halobellus limi includes the following:
- a CDS encoding DUF555 domain-containing protein: MSNYLVAMEAAWLVRDVDDIDDAIGVAVSEAGKRLNDQDKEYVEVEVGATTCPACGEPFDSAFIAANTALVGLLLEIDVFNADSEEHASRIAKSEVGGALRDVPLSVIEVVETEEDAHERDDRDE; this comes from the coding sequence ATGAGCAACTATCTCGTCGCGATGGAGGCCGCGTGGCTGGTCCGCGACGTCGACGACATCGACGACGCGATCGGCGTCGCCGTCAGCGAGGCCGGCAAGCGACTCAACGATCAGGACAAGGAGTACGTCGAGGTCGAGGTGGGCGCGACGACGTGTCCGGCCTGCGGGGAGCCGTTCGACTCCGCGTTCATCGCCGCCAACACCGCGCTCGTCGGCCTCCTCCTCGAGATCGACGTGTTCAACGCCGACAGCGAGGAGCACGCCTCCCGGATCGCCAAGAGCGAGGTCGGCGGCGCGCTCCGCGACGTGCCGCTGTCGGTGATCGAGGTCGTCGAGACCGAAGAGGACGCACACGAACGCGACGACCGCGACGAGTAG
- a CDS encoding CBS domain-containing protein, whose protein sequence is MELPTPQDLRQRRTELDLTQSRLAEMAGVSQPLIARIEGGDVDPRLSTLRRIVNALEEAEGSVVRAVDLMNENVVSVAPDDSVRFARDVMLDEGFSQLPVIRDGRPVGIISNSDIRHAQEEDDVGTLPVADVMRESVTTVEPSATLEEIDAALDHHSAVLVVESGETTGIVTEADVAAHL, encoded by the coding sequence ATGGAACTCCCGACCCCACAGGATCTCCGACAGCGCCGCACGGAGTTGGACCTCACCCAGAGTCGGCTCGCGGAGATGGCCGGCGTCTCCCAGCCGCTCATCGCCCGGATCGAGGGCGGCGACGTCGACCCCCGGCTGTCGACGCTCCGACGGATCGTCAACGCGCTCGAAGAGGCCGAAGGCAGCGTCGTTCGCGCCGTCGACCTGATGAACGAGAACGTCGTGAGCGTCGCCCCCGACGACTCCGTCCGCTTCGCCCGCGACGTGATGCTGGACGAGGGGTTCTCTCAACTCCCCGTGATCCGCGACGGCCGGCCGGTCGGGATCATCTCGAACAGCGACATCCGTCACGCCCAGGAGGAAGACGACGTCGGCACGCTCCCCGTCGCCGACGTGATGCGCGAGTCGGTCACGACGGTGGAACCGTCGGCGACGCTCGAGGAGATCGACGCCGCGCTCGATCACCACTCGGCCGTGCTCGTCGTCGAGAGCGGTGAAACGACCGGGATCGTGACCGAGGCCGACGTCGCGGCGCACCTGTAG
- a CDS encoding cytochrome P450, whose amino-acid sequence MEDARPPAPDGLPLLGNAVDFGRDPLTFTTDAVDSVGDVFRIDLPVGDRYVLAHPEYAERVLVSERDAFEKTDDFALAFGNSVVAVDGEDWREQREFLDPFFYASRIRAFLPTMRERVVDRAESWEGGDTLATVSEMKALTFDVLAATLLGFDPGSNGADLRRAADDLNSYFDPVTWALPDWVPTPSGRRFDAAKDTLRAELLSLLEEAAGTDEESLLAALAAATDGAGSPDTGGGPADGDYPRDRDAAVDQLIGLVFAGHETTALALTYTLYCLAEHPETYDRVEAEIDEVLGEEPIRWEHLDDLPTLERAFDESLRLYPPVHALPREATRPVEFDGREIPAGAELLVSVFAMHRDERFWDDPEAFDPTRWKARDRSADAYLPFGAGPRRCIGATFASVEARVVLAELLRRYRFEYAGDGDLSLSPEMTNQPDGDVPMTVHRR is encoded by the coding sequence ATGGAGGACGCACGCCCGCCGGCGCCCGACGGGCTTCCCCTGCTCGGAAACGCGGTCGACTTCGGCCGCGACCCCCTGACGTTCACCACCGACGCCGTCGACAGCGTCGGCGACGTGTTCCGGATCGACCTCCCCGTCGGCGACCGCTACGTCCTCGCTCACCCCGAGTACGCCGAGCGCGTGCTCGTCTCCGAGCGCGACGCCTTCGAGAAGACCGACGACTTCGCGCTCGCGTTCGGCAACAGCGTCGTCGCCGTCGACGGCGAGGACTGGCGCGAACAGCGGGAGTTCCTCGACCCCTTCTTCTACGCCTCGCGGATCCGGGCGTTCCTCCCGACGATGCGCGAGCGGGTCGTCGACCGCGCGGAGTCCTGGGAGGGGGGCGACACCCTCGCGACGGTTTCGGAGATGAAGGCGCTGACGTTCGACGTGCTGGCCGCGACGCTTCTCGGGTTCGATCCCGGCTCGAACGGCGCGGACCTCAGACGCGCCGCCGACGACCTGAACAGCTACTTCGATCCGGTGACGTGGGCGCTTCCCGACTGGGTGCCGACCCCGAGCGGTCGGCGGTTCGACGCCGCGAAGGACACGCTGCGTGCGGAACTGCTGTCGCTGCTGGAGGAGGCGGCCGGCACCGACGAGGAGAGTCTGCTCGCCGCGCTCGCGGCGGCCACCGATGGTGCGGGCAGTCCCGACACCGGTGGCGGACCTGCGGACGGGGACTACCCTCGCGACCGCGACGCCGCGGTGGATCAGTTGATCGGCTTAGTCTTCGCCGGCCACGAGACGACCGCGCTCGCGCTGACGTACACGCTCTACTGTCTGGCCGAGCACCCGGAGACGTACGACCGGGTCGAGGCCGAGATCGACGAGGTGCTCGGCGAGGAACCGATTCGGTGGGAGCACCTCGACGACCTGCCGACGCTCGAACGCGCCTTCGACGAGAGCCTTCGGCTGTATCCGCCGGTTCACGCGCTCCCCCGGGAGGCAACACGGCCCGTCGAGTTCGACGGCCGGGAGATTCCGGCGGGCGCGGAACTCCTCGTCTCGGTCTTCGCGATGCACCGCGACGAGCGGTTCTGGGACGACCCCGAGGCGTTCGACCCGACGCGGTGGAAAGCGCGGGACCGCTCGGCCGACGCGTACCTCCCGTTCGGCGCGGGACCGCGGCGGTGTATCGGTGCGACGTTCGCGAGCGTGGAGGCGCGCGTCGTGCTGGCGGAACTGCTTCGACGGTACCGCTTCGAGTACGCCGGCGACGGCGACCTGTCGCTCTCGCCGGAGATGACGAACCAGCCCGACGGCGACGTCCCGATGACGGTCCACCGGCGGTAG
- the purM gene encoding phosphoribosylformylglycinamidine cyclo-ligase encodes MTEEADADGASNPEGGADESPEELTYAEAGVDIDASEAATAALIGAVGESEGDYAGLLDIGDRYLALATDGVGTKLLVAEALSDYSTIGIDCIAMNANDLVAAGVRPVAFVDYLAVEEPDETFAEQVGEGLSAGAEEAGLELIGGETAVMPEVIRGLDLAGTCAGLAAKDAVFPGEAEPGDALVGFPSSGVHSNGLTLARTAVTREHEYTDPCPFGDYDTLGEALLEPTRLYTYLLDPMREHGVRAAAHVTGGGWTNLERLGEHRYVVEDAFEPQPVFEFVQEEGNVTDEEMHRTFNMGTGFVCALDPEDAEALAAATDGRVIGRVESGDGVAIRGLEL; translated from the coding sequence ATGACTGAGGAGGCGGACGCGGACGGAGCATCGAACCCCGAGGGGGGAGCCGACGAATCGCCCGAGGAACTGACCTACGCCGAGGCCGGCGTCGACATCGACGCGAGCGAGGCCGCGACCGCGGCGCTGATCGGCGCGGTCGGCGAGAGCGAGGGCGACTACGCGGGGCTGCTCGACATCGGCGACCGCTACCTCGCGCTCGCGACCGACGGCGTCGGGACGAAACTCCTCGTCGCGGAGGCGCTCTCGGACTACTCGACGATCGGCATCGACTGCATCGCGATGAACGCGAACGACCTCGTCGCCGCCGGCGTCCGCCCGGTCGCGTTCGTCGACTACCTCGCGGTCGAGGAACCCGACGAGACGTTCGCCGAACAGGTCGGCGAGGGGCTCAGCGCCGGCGCCGAGGAGGCGGGGCTGGAGCTGATCGGCGGGGAGACGGCGGTGATGCCCGAGGTGATCCGCGGCCTCGACCTCGCGGGCACCTGCGCGGGACTCGCCGCGAAAGACGCCGTCTTCCCCGGCGAAGCGGAACCGGGCGACGCCCTGGTCGGCTTCCCGTCCTCGGGCGTCCACTCGAACGGCCTGACGCTCGCCCGGACCGCGGTCACGCGCGAACACGAGTACACGGACCCCTGCCCGTTCGGCGACTACGACACCCTCGGGGAGGCGCTGCTCGAACCGACGCGTCTCTACACGTACCTGCTCGATCCGATGCGCGAGCACGGCGTCCGCGCGGCGGCGCACGTCACCGGCGGCGGCTGGACGAACCTCGAACGCCTCGGCGAGCACCGCTACGTCGTCGAGGACGCGTTCGAACCCCAACCCGTCTTCGAGTTCGTCCAGGAAGAAGGGAACGTCACAGACGAGGAGATGCACCGGACGTTCAACATGGGGACCGGGTTCGTCTGCGCGCTCGATCCCGAGGACGCCGAGGCGCTCGCGGCGGCGACCGACGGGCGCGTGATCGGCCGCGTCGAGTCGGGCGACGGCGTCGCTATCAGAGGCCTCGAACTCTGA
- a CDS encoding zinc metalloprotease, producing MSVSRLSFSSKEIQDLAVAWVALGVAFAIFFAGGGQRAVVGILEGGVFGPVLLSLLTAGVGFLLHEVAHKVVAVRYGQVAEFRADYGMLFLAVVSSLAGFIFAAPGAVHHRGRLTRREHGLIALAGPATNVALAVVFLPVLVVGTLVGSDFVALAGSRGLMINLFLAAFNMLPFGPLDGKTVLGWSKTVFAAFFVPALLLTVGAFVLGLGF from the coding sequence ATGAGCGTCTCGCGGCTCTCGTTCAGCTCGAAGGAGATCCAGGACCTCGCCGTCGCGTGGGTGGCACTCGGCGTCGCGTTCGCCATCTTCTTCGCCGGCGGCGGCCAGCGCGCGGTCGTCGGGATCCTCGAAGGCGGCGTCTTCGGTCCCGTCCTGCTCAGCCTGCTCACCGCGGGCGTCGGATTCCTGCTTCACGAGGTGGCGCACAAGGTCGTCGCGGTTCGATACGGGCAGGTCGCGGAGTTCCGCGCCGACTACGGGATGCTCTTTCTGGCCGTCGTGAGTTCGCTCGCGGGCTTCATCTTCGCCGCGCCGGGCGCGGTCCACCACCGCGGGCGGCTGACCCGACGCGAACACGGCCTCATCGCGCTCGCCGGCCCCGCGACGAACGTCGCGCTCGCGGTCGTGTTCCTTCCGGTGCTGGTCGTGGGGACGCTCGTCGGCTCGGACTTCGTCGCGCTCGCCGGGTCGCGCGGCCTGATGATCAACCTCTTCCTGGCGGCGTTCAATATGCTCCCGTTCGGCCCCCTCGACGGCAAGACCGTCCTGGGGTGGAGCAAGACCGTCTTCGCGGCGTTCTTCGTTCCCGCGCTTTTGCTGACGGTCGGCGCGTTCGTCCTCGGGCTCGGGTTCTGA
- a CDS encoding TraB/GumN family protein — MSQEAAESGRVRVVGTAHVSEESVREVEATIADERPDVVAVELDEGRYRQLKGGEPDDIEPSDLLSGNTVFQFIAYWMLSYVQARLGERFDVTPGADMLAAVETAEEHGIDVALVDRDINETMRRFWSQMGIVEKFRMVGGLAFGVADSRGVGLAAGAVLGLLLGPLVAIFGGSVGFGLPVLGRITGGVLLAVGVAAAIWIFGASVLSTEDRLVAATAAGIAIGGVAGVGLGLAAPVVDRLGGFTVRVIGSMTLGLVGGVLVGGVLGQFGSMFGYGEVEDVEEFDMSQMTDTDVVSAMMEEFRQFSPGGAAALIDERDAFIAHKLLALRSTGADVVAVVGAGHREGIERYLDHPEELPPMESLTGTGGGGLPWAKIVGTGISLVVIGFFVLLALSSAGDDTLLRLFGAWFLVNGLFAAGLAKAAGARWTSSLVGGAVAWMTSINPFLAPGWFTGYVELQYDPVNVSDIGTLNELLADEEKPIGDLVNEMFAVPLFRLIVVVAATNIGSVIASALFVAYLLPLFALDLGGAAGVTRLLFEGAENGWEILWGAIAG; from the coding sequence ATGAGTCAGGAAGCGGCCGAGTCGGGTCGCGTCCGGGTCGTCGGCACGGCGCACGTCTCAGAGGAGAGCGTCCGGGAGGTCGAAGCGACCATCGCGGACGAGCGCCCCGACGTCGTCGCCGTCGAACTCGACGAGGGGCGGTACCGGCAGCTGAAGGGGGGCGAACCCGACGACATCGAACCGAGCGATCTGCTCTCGGGCAACACGGTCTTTCAGTTCATCGCCTACTGGATGCTCTCGTACGTCCAGGCGCGGTTGGGCGAGCGCTTCGACGTGACGCCCGGCGCGGACATGCTCGCGGCCGTCGAGACGGCCGAGGAACACGGCATCGACGTCGCGCTCGTCGACCGCGACATCAACGAGACGATGCGGCGGTTCTGGTCGCAGATGGGGATCGTAGAGAAGTTCCGGATGGTCGGCGGCCTCGCGTTCGGCGTCGCGGACAGCCGGGGCGTCGGCCTCGCGGCCGGGGCGGTGCTCGGCCTGCTCCTCGGGCCGCTCGTCGCGATATTCGGCGGCAGCGTCGGGTTCGGGCTGCCGGTCCTCGGACGGATCACGGGCGGCGTCCTCCTCGCGGTCGGCGTCGCGGCCGCGATCTGGATCTTCGGGGCGTCCGTCCTCTCGACGGAGGACCGTCTCGTCGCGGCGACCGCGGCGGGCATCGCGATCGGCGGCGTCGCGGGCGTCGGCCTCGGACTCGCGGCGCCGGTCGTCGACCGCCTCGGCGGTTTCACCGTCCGCGTGATCGGGAGCATGACCCTCGGACTCGTCGGCGGCGTGCTCGTCGGCGGTGTTCTCGGACAGTTCGGCTCGATGTTCGGTTACGGCGAGGTCGAAGACGTAGAGGAGTTCGATATGTCGCAGATGACAGACACCGACGTCGTGAGCGCGATGATGGAGGAGTTCCGGCAGTTCTCCCCCGGCGGCGCCGCGGCGCTCATCGACGAGCGCGACGCGTTCATCGCGCACAAACTCCTCGCGCTCCGCTCGACCGGCGCCGACGTCGTCGCCGTCGTCGGCGCGGGCCACCGCGAGGGGATCGAGCGCTACCTCGACCACCCCGAGGAACTCCCGCCGATGGAGTCGCTGACCGGGACGGGCGGGGGCGGCCTCCCGTGGGCGAAGATCGTCGGGACGGGGATCTCGCTCGTCGTGATCGGCTTCTTCGTCCTCCTGGCGCTGTCGTCGGCCGGCGACGACACGCTCCTCCGACTGTTCGGCGCGTGGTTCCTCGTCAACGGCCTGTTCGCGGCGGGGCTGGCGAAGGCCGCGGGCGCGCGGTGGACCTCCTCGCTCGTCGGCGGCGCGGTCGCGTGGATGACCTCGATCAACCCGTTCCTCGCGCCGGGGTGGTTCACCGGCTACGTCGAACTGCAGTACGACCCGGTGAACGTCTCCGACATCGGGACGCTGAACGAACTGCTGGCCGACGAGGAGAAGCCGATCGGCGACCTGGTGAACGAGATGTTCGCGGTGCCGCTGTTCCGGCTCATCGTCGTCGTCGCGGCGACGAACATCGGGAGCGTGATCGCCTCGGCGCTGTTCGTGGCGTACCTGCTTCCGCTGTTCGCACTCGATCTCGGCGGCGCGGCGGGCGTGACGCGGCTGCTCTTCGAGGGCGCCGAAAACGGCTGGGAGATCCTCTGGGGGGCGATCGCCGGATGA
- a CDS encoding ferredoxin, with translation MSDAEGDEAPKPSDVGDEANAPPVSEKPYKIIFEGNKCIGAGRCAEVADNWEMDIKSGLARPKSYFIGEDELDENVRAAEVCPAKKDSGVIHVVDRRTDEEIAPDPHGDGTLSVDW, from the coding sequence ATGAGCGACGCCGAAGGCGACGAAGCCCCGAAGCCGAGCGACGTCGGCGACGAGGCGAACGCCCCGCCCGTCTCCGAGAAGCCCTACAAGATCATCTTCGAGGGGAACAAGTGCATCGGCGCGGGCCGGTGTGCGGAGGTCGCAGACAACTGGGAGATGGACATCAAATCCGGACTCGCCCGCCCGAAGTCGTACTTCATCGGCGAGGACGAACTCGACGAGAACGTCCGCGCGGCCGAGGTCTGCCCGGCGAAGAAGGACAGCGGCGTGATCCACGTCGTCGACCGGCGGACCGACGAGGAGATCGCGCCGGACCCGCACGGCGACGGCACGTTGAGCGTCGACTGGTGA
- the gyrB gene encoding DNA topoisomerase (ATP-hydrolyzing) subunit B, translating to MSRETEYGAGQIQVLEGLEAVRKRPAMYIGSTDSRGLHHLVYEVVDNAIDEALAGYCDRIEVTVHDDGSVSVSDNGRGIPVDTHEQYDRPAVEVIMTVLHAGGKFDNKSYQVSGGLHGVGVSVVNALSERLEVEIKRDGALWRDSFDHGEPQEGAFERVRDLDEGEETGTTVRFWPDGDIFETDEFDFSTLENRLRELAFLNSGVEIRLVDEGTPADGAADAEDEVDSDADRRERTFCYEGGIREFVRYLDETKTVLHDDVIYYSDSEQDIEIEVALQATEELQGSIHAFANNINTREGGTHLTGFKTALTRVVNDYAREHSLLGDLDSLKGEDVREGLTAVISVKHPDPQFEGQTKTKLGNSEVRGIVESITHEKLGTYLEENPDVAEAIVGKAVEAAKARKAAKQAEELTRRKSALESTSLPGKLADCQSRDPSESELFVVEGDSAGGSAKQGRDRRFQAILPLKGKILNVEKHRLDRILQNDEVRALITAIGAGIGEEFDIDDVRYERIIILSDADVDGAHIRTLLLTLLYRHMRPLVEAGYVYAAKPPLYRIRYRGETYDAMTEAERDRIIEEKCDGNPTQVQRFKGLGEMNPDQLWETTMNPENRILKQITVEDAAAADKMFSVLMGDAVEPRKQFIKERATDAEWVDI from the coding sequence ATGTCACGCGAAACTGAGTACGGGGCCGGACAGATCCAGGTCCTCGAAGGGCTGGAAGCCGTCCGGAAGCGCCCGGCGATGTACATCGGGTCGACGGACTCGCGAGGCTTACACCACCTCGTCTACGAGGTCGTCGACAACGCGATCGACGAGGCGCTCGCGGGGTACTGCGACCGCATCGAGGTCACGGTCCACGACGACGGCTCGGTGTCGGTCTCGGACAACGGCCGCGGCATCCCGGTCGACACGCACGAGCAGTACGACCGCCCCGCCGTCGAGGTCATCATGACCGTCCTCCACGCCGGCGGCAAGTTCGACAACAAGTCCTACCAGGTCTCCGGCGGCCTCCACGGCGTCGGCGTGAGCGTCGTCAACGCGCTCTCGGAGCGTCTCGAAGTCGAGATCAAGCGCGACGGCGCGCTGTGGCGCGACAGTTTCGACCACGGCGAGCCACAGGAGGGTGCGTTCGAACGCGTCCGCGACCTCGACGAGGGCGAGGAGACGGGCACGACGGTCCGCTTTTGGCCCGACGGCGACATCTTCGAGACCGACGAGTTCGACTTCTCCACGCTCGAGAACCGACTCCGGGAGCTCGCCTTCCTCAACTCCGGCGTCGAGATCCGACTCGTCGACGAGGGCACCCCGGCGGACGGCGCTGCCGACGCCGAGGACGAAGTCGACTCCGACGCCGACCGCCGCGAGCGCACGTTCTGCTACGAGGGCGGCATCCGCGAGTTCGTCCGCTACCTCGACGAGACGAAGACCGTCCTCCACGACGACGTCATCTACTACAGCGACAGCGAGCAGGACATCGAGATCGAGGTCGCGCTGCAGGCGACAGAGGAGCTTCAGGGGTCGATCCACGCCTTCGCGAACAACATCAACACCCGCGAGGGCGGCACCCACCTCACGGGGTTCAAGACCGCGCTCACCCGCGTCGTCAACGACTACGCCCGCGAGCACAGCCTCCTCGGCGACCTCGACTCCCTGAAGGGCGAGGACGTCCGCGAGGGGCTCACGGCCGTGATCTCGGTCAAACACCCCGATCCGCAGTTCGAGGGGCAGACGAAGACGAAGCTCGGAAACAGCGAGGTCCGGGGAATCGTCGAGTCGATCACCCACGAGAAGCTCGGCACCTACCTCGAAGAGAACCCGGACGTCGCCGAGGCCATCGTCGGCAAGGCCGTCGAGGCCGCGAAGGCGCGGAAGGCCGCGAAACAGGCCGAGGAACTCACCCGTCGGAAGTCCGCCCTGGAGTCGACGTCGCTGCCGGGCAAACTCGCGGACTGTCAGAGTCGCGACCCGAGCGAGTCGGAGCTGTTCGTCGTCGAGGGCGACAGCGCCGGGGGGAGCGCAAAGCAGGGCCGAGACCGACGCTTCCAGGCGATCCTCCCGCTCAAGGGGAAGATCCTGAACGTCGAGAAACACCGCCTCGATCGGATCCTCCAGAATGACGAGGTCCGCGCGCTCATCACCGCCATCGGCGCGGGCATCGGTGAGGAGTTCGACATCGACGACGTCCGATACGAGCGGATCATCATCCTCTCGGACGCCGACGTCGACGGGGCGCACATCCGAACGCTGCTTCTGACGCTCCTGTACCGACACATGCGCCCGCTCGTCGAGGCGGGGTACGTCTACGCGGCGAAACCGCCGCTGTATCGGATCAGATATCGGGGCGAGACCTACGACGCGATGACCGAGGCCGAGCGCGACCGGATCATCGAGGAGAAGTGCGACGGCAACCCGACGCAGGTCCAGCGGTTCAAGGGCCTCGGGGAGATGAACCCCGATCAGCTGTGGGAGACCACGATGAACCCCGAGAACCGCATCCTCAAGCAGATCACCGTCGAGGACGCGGCCGCCGCCGACAAGATGTTCTCGGTGCTCATGGGCGACGCCGTCGAACCGCGCAAGCAGTTCATCAAGGAGCGAGCGACCGACGCCGAATGGGTGGATATATAG
- the gyrA gene encoding DNA gyrase subunit A, whose product MSSDAPDAFDPGAGIAAEVETARIEQEMEQSYIDYAMSVIAGRALPDVRDGLKPVHRRILYAMHEAGVTARSSHRKSSSIVGETMGDYHPHGDSAIYDTLARMAQDFSMRYPLVDGQGNFGSVDGDPPAAMRYTEARMAPIAEELLEDIEMDTVDFQSNYDDRLEEPEVLPAAFPNLLVNGSSGIAVGMSTNIPPHNLGEVIDATVHLIEDPDATVEDLMEHVKGPDFPTGANIVGRNAIHKAYKTGRGRIRVRAEFEVEEDDRIVITELPFQQNKARLVERIADDVNEGKIEGIRDLRDESDRDGIRVVVELKRGANAEVVKNQLLEHHLESTFGVINLALVDGQPRVLTLKETLVEYLEHRREVVRRRSRSELEEKEERAHILEGRLTALEHVDDVVEVIRNSESRDDAKAALRGEHVVEVDGEPLPSFDFSEAQADHIVAMQLGSLTAMEAGEIESEYEDVQARIERLEAILEDPDELDAVVEDELLEIKDEYDDDRRTSIIEDTGTVTHEDLIAEEDVVVVVTEDDYIKRMPLDTFRAQHRGGKGIIGTELKEGDRVSSVYVASTHDYLLYFTNHGQVYQLKTYQVPEMSRTARGKSAVNLLDLDDGEEITAVVNTAEMESEEEKFLTMTTRNGYIKRTSVEKFQNIRSTGIIATKLDEDDALADVEVTDGTRDLILASRGGMAIRFAEEEVRAMGRSARGVRGIDLEGDDEVAAVAAVDPDRHQWVLTVTENGYGKRTDIDEYRRQSRNGKGLIDIKTNDRNGRVCELETVGPGDHLFVMSGEGQILRTPVEDLSTVGRNTMGVIVMELDAGDSVASVDVHFPSDGEGPEDEDGDDGDDASDAADGDTAGTE is encoded by the coding sequence ATGAGTTCTGACGCACCAGACGCTTTCGACCCCGGGGCGGGCATCGCCGCGGAGGTCGAGACCGCACGCATCGAACAGGAGATGGAGCAGTCTTACATCGACTACGCGATGTCCGTCATCGCGGGTCGGGCGCTGCCAGACGTCCGCGACGGGCTCAAGCCCGTCCACCGGCGCATCCTCTATGCGATGCACGAGGCGGGCGTCACCGCCCGCTCCTCTCACCGGAAGTCCTCCTCGATCGTCGGGGAGACGATGGGTGATTACCACCCGCACGGGGACTCAGCCATCTACGACACGCTCGCGCGGATGGCCCAGGACTTCTCGATGCGGTACCCGCTCGTCGACGGCCAGGGCAACTTCGGCTCCGTCGACGGCGACCCGCCGGCCGCGATGCGCTACACGGAGGCGCGGATGGCCCCCATCGCCGAGGAACTGCTCGAAGATATCGAGATGGACACCGTCGACTTCCAGTCGAACTACGACGACCGTCTCGAAGAGCCCGAAGTGCTCCCCGCCGCGTTCCCCAACCTCCTGGTCAACGGCTCCTCGGGCATCGCCGTCGGGATGTCGACGAACATCCCGCCGCACAATTTAGGAGAAGTGATCGACGCGACGGTCCACCTCATCGAGGACCCCGACGCGACCGTCGAGGACCTGATGGAGCACGTGAAGGGCCCGGACTTCCCGACCGGCGCGAACATCGTCGGCCGCAACGCGATCCACAAGGCGTACAAGACGGGTCGCGGGCGGATCCGCGTCCGCGCGGAGTTCGAGGTCGAAGAGGACGACCGGATCGTCATCACCGAACTCCCCTTCCAGCAGAACAAGGCGCGACTCGTCGAGCGCATCGCCGACGACGTCAACGAGGGGAAGATCGAGGGCATCCGCGACCTGCGCGACGAGTCCGACCGCGACGGCATCCGCGTCGTCGTCGAACTCAAGCGCGGCGCGAACGCCGAAGTGGTGAAGAACCAGCTGCTCGAACACCACCTCGAATCCACGTTCGGCGTCATCAACCTCGCCCTCGTGGACGGCCAGCCGCGGGTGCTCACGCTCAAGGAGACGCTCGTCGAGTACCTCGAACACCGACGGGAGGTCGTCCGGCGGCGCTCGCGGTCCGAACTCGAAGAGAAGGAAGAGCGCGCGCACATCCTCGAAGGTCGACTGACGGCCCTCGAGCACGTCGACGACGTCGTCGAGGTCATTCGGAACTCCGAGAGCCGCGACGACGCGAAGGCGGCGCTGCGCGGCGAGCACGTCGTGGAGGTCGACGGCGAACCGCTGCCCTCGTTCGACTTCTCGGAGGCGCAGGCCGACCACATCGTCGCGATGCAGCTCGGCTCGCTCACCGCGATGGAGGCCGGCGAGATCGAATCCGAGTACGAGGACGTCCAGGCGCGGATCGAGCGGTTGGAAGCGATCCTCGAGGACCCCGACGAACTCGACGCGGTCGTCGAAGACGAGTTACTGGAGATCAAAGACGAGTACGACGACGACCGCCGGACGTCGATCATCGAGGACACGGGCACGGTCACACACGAGGACCTCATCGCCGAGGAGGACGTCGTCGTCGTCGTCACCGAGGACGATTACATCAAGCGGATGCCGCTGGACACCTTCCGCGCGCAGCACCGCGGCGGGAAGGGGATCATCGGCACCGAGTTGAAGGAGGGCGACCGCGTCTCCTCGGTGTACGTCGCGAGCACGCACGACTACCTGCTGTACTTCACCAACCACGGCCAGGTCTACCAACTGAAGACCTACCAGGTACCGGAGATGTCCCGAACCGCCCGCGGGAAGTCCGCGGTCAATCTCTTGGACCTCGACGACGGCGAGGAGATCACCGCCGTGGTCAACACCGCGGAGATGGAGTCCGAAGAGGAGAAGTTCCTCACGATGACGACCCGGAACGGGTACATCAAGCGCACGAGCGTCGAGAAGTTCCAGAACATCCGCTCGACGGGGATCATCGCGACGAAACTCGACGAGGACGACGCGCTCGCGGACGTCGAGGTCACCGACGGGACGCGGGATCTGATCCTCGCGAGTCGCGGCGGGATGGCGATCCGCTTCGCGGAGGAGGAGGTCCGCGCGATGGGCCGCTCCGCCCGGGGCGTCCGCGGCATCGACCTCGAAGGCGACGACGAGGTGGCCGCGGTCGCGGCCGTCGATCCCGACAGGCACCAGTGGGTGCTGACCGTCACGGAGAACGGCTACGGCAAGCGGACCGACATCGACGAGTACCGACGGCAGTCGCGAAACGGGAAAGGCCTGATCGACATCAAGACGAACGACCGCAACGGCCGCGTCTGCGAACTGGAGACCGTCGGCCCCGGCGATCACCTGTTCGTGATGAGCGGCGAGGGACAGATCCTCCGAACGCCGGTCGAGGACCTCTCGACCGTGGGGCGGAACACGATGGGCGTCATCGTGATGGAACTGGACGCGGGCGACAGCGTCGCCAGCGTCGACGTGCACTTCCCGTCCGACGGTGAAGGCCCCGAGGACGAGGACGGCGACGACGGCGACGACGCCAGTGACGCCGCCGACGGCGACACCGCCGGCACCGAGTAA